The following coding sequences lie in one Pseudoxanthomonas sp. SE1 genomic window:
- the petA gene encoding ubiquinol-cytochrome c reductase iron-sulfur subunit, with translation MAIDGVNGPVNTGRRRFLTATTAVVGAVGAGIAAVPFIKSWNPSARAKLAGAPVTADLTGLQEGQRLILEWRGQPIWIVKRSKAILDALPTLDANLRDPQSQNLDQQPSYIKGETRSLKPEISVLVGLCTHLGCSPEMAAEIKPEPYDPDWKGGYFCPCHKSRFDMAGRVFQGVPAPTNLVVPPHYYENDTTIVVGLDPQGGA, from the coding sequence ATGGCCATCGATGGGGTCAATGGGCCTGTGAATACGGGCCGACGCCGGTTCCTGACTGCGACCACCGCTGTGGTGGGTGCAGTGGGTGCCGGTATTGCAGCTGTACCTTTTATCAAGTCGTGGAATCCGAGCGCCCGGGCCAAGCTGGCCGGTGCCCCGGTGACCGCCGATCTGACCGGTCTGCAGGAAGGCCAGCGCCTGATCCTGGAGTGGCGCGGCCAGCCGATCTGGATCGTCAAGCGCTCCAAGGCGATCCTGGATGCGCTGCCGACCCTGGATGCGAACCTGCGCGATCCGCAATCGCAGAACCTCGACCAGCAGCCGTCGTACATCAAGGGTGAGACGCGCTCGCTGAAGCCGGAGATCTCCGTGCTGGTCGGCCTGTGCACGCATCTGGGCTGCTCGCCGGAAATGGCGGCCGAGATCAAGCCCGAGCCGTACGACCCGGACTGGAAGGGCGGCTATTTCTGCCCTTGCCACAAGTCGCGCTTCGACATGGCGGGCCGCGTGTTCCAGGGCGTGCCGGCCCCCACCAACCTGGTGGTGCCGCCGCATTACTACGAGAACGACACGACCATCGTCGTCGGCCTCGACCCGCAGGGGGGCGCATAA
- a CDS encoding TetR/AcrR family transcriptional regulator, with amino-acid sequence MTTPKPPAGTIRAPRSAQGTTPGATLKKPARKRAPGRRPTSESADLRATLLDAALTCFVRKGIAASSLRDIATEASVTPALVHYYFGDKAQLQQAVVAERLLPVVGQMRAPVMQAEGDVASLVAGFVHGIGGVVAQHPWLPTLWVREILCEGGALREMMISQVGPMLPKMMAGRFAAAQQAGELNPDLDPRLLMVSLIGLTMFPMASAPIWRQLFGADDIDFNDLRRHTLVLLDRGLELDRAK; translated from the coding sequence ATGACGACCCCAAAGCCACCCGCCGGAACCATCCGTGCACCACGATCCGCGCAGGGCACCACGCCGGGCGCGACGTTGAAGAAGCCCGCGCGCAAGCGCGCCCCCGGACGGCGCCCGACCTCCGAATCGGCCGATCTGCGCGCCACGCTGCTCGACGCCGCGTTGACCTGCTTCGTCAGGAAGGGCATCGCTGCGAGTTCGCTGCGCGACATTGCGACGGAAGCCAGCGTCACGCCGGCCCTGGTGCATTACTACTTCGGCGACAAGGCGCAACTGCAGCAAGCGGTGGTGGCCGAGCGACTGCTGCCCGTCGTGGGGCAGATGCGCGCGCCGGTGATGCAGGCCGAGGGTGACGTTGCGAGCCTGGTCGCAGGTTTCGTGCATGGCATCGGCGGCGTGGTTGCGCAGCACCCCTGGCTGCCGACGTTGTGGGTACGCGAGATCCTGTGCGAAGGCGGCGCGTTGCGCGAGATGATGATCAGCCAGGTCGGCCCGATGCTGCCGAAGATGATGGCGGGCCGCTTCGCCGCCGCGCAGCAGGCGGGCGAACTCAATCCGGATCTCGACCCGCGCCTGCTGATGGTGTCGCTGATCGGGCTGACCATGTTCCCGATGGCCAGCGCGCCGATCTGGCGCCAGCTTTTCGGCGCCGACGATATCGATTTCAACGACCTGCGCCGGCACACGCTGGTGCTGCTGGACCGTGGACTGGAGCTTGACCGTGCGAAATGA
- the miaB gene encoding tRNA (N6-isopentenyl adenosine(37)-C2)-methylthiotransferase MiaB, translated as MTGTQAPALPTTAGPAVTDPALVPLPVGRPRAPDQVRGKLYIKTHGCQMNEYDSAKMADVLAASDGLELTDNPEEADVVLVNTCSIREKAQEKVFSQLGRWKALKAGGRDVIIGVGGCVASQEGEAIVKRAPYVDLVFGPQTLHRLPELIRARREQNKPQVDISFPEIEKFDRLPEPRAEGPSAFVSIMEGCSKYCSFCVVPYTRGTEVSRPFEDVLVEVAQLAAQGVREINLLGQNVNAYRGPYGDGEIADLGLLIRTIAEIDGVGRIRFTTSHPLEFSDSLVDAYRDVPQLANFLHLPVQAGSDRILSAMKRGYTALEFKQKIRKLRAVRPDISISSDFIVGFPGETDADFEKTMKLIEDVGFDQSFSFIYSRRPGTPAADLEDDTPDAVKHARLDRLQQHINAYAAGISQRMVGTVQSVLVEGPSKKNPNELTGKTENMRSVNFPGHPRLVGQFVDVVITEALSNSLRGRVAGAD; from the coding sequence ATGACCGGGACGCAAGCCCCTGCACTGCCGACCACGGCCGGCCCCGCCGTGACCGACCCCGCCCTCGTTCCGCTGCCCGTCGGTCGCCCCCGTGCGCCCGATCAGGTCCGCGGGAAGCTGTACATCAAGACCCACGGGTGCCAGATGAACGAGTACGACTCGGCCAAGATGGCCGACGTGCTCGCCGCGTCCGACGGACTGGAGTTGACCGACAACCCCGAGGAAGCCGACGTGGTGCTGGTCAACACCTGCTCCATCCGCGAGAAGGCGCAGGAAAAGGTCTTCAGCCAGCTCGGCCGGTGGAAGGCACTGAAGGCCGGCGGCCGCGACGTCATCATCGGCGTGGGCGGCTGCGTGGCCTCCCAGGAAGGCGAAGCCATCGTCAAGCGCGCGCCCTACGTCGACCTGGTGTTCGGCCCGCAGACCCTGCATCGCCTGCCGGAGCTGATCCGCGCGCGTCGCGAGCAGAACAAGCCCCAGGTCGACATCAGCTTCCCCGAGATCGAGAAGTTCGACCGCCTGCCCGAGCCGCGCGCCGAAGGCCCCTCGGCGTTCGTGTCGATCATGGAAGGCTGCTCGAAATACTGCTCGTTCTGCGTGGTGCCCTACACCCGCGGCACCGAGGTCAGCCGGCCGTTCGAGGATGTGCTGGTGGAAGTGGCGCAGCTGGCGGCGCAGGGCGTGCGCGAGATCAACCTGCTGGGCCAGAACGTCAACGCGTATCGTGGCCCTTATGGTGATGGCGAGATCGCCGACCTGGGCCTGCTGATCCGCACCATCGCCGAGATCGACGGCGTCGGGCGCATACGCTTCACCACCTCGCACCCGCTGGAGTTCAGCGACTCGCTGGTGGACGCCTACCGCGACGTGCCGCAGTTGGCCAATTTCCTGCACCTGCCCGTGCAGGCCGGCAGCGACCGCATCCTCTCTGCGATGAAGCGCGGCTACACCGCGCTCGAGTTCAAGCAGAAGATCCGCAAGCTGCGCGCGGTACGCCCGGACATCTCGATCAGCTCGGACTTCATCGTCGGCTTCCCGGGCGAAACCGATGCCGATTTCGAGAAGACGATGAAGCTGATCGAGGACGTGGGCTTCGACCAGAGTTTCTCCTTCATCTACTCGCGCCGCCCCGGCACACCGGCGGCCGACCTGGAAGACGACACGCCGGACGCCGTGAAGCACGCGCGCCTGGACCGCCTGCAGCAGCACATCAACGCCTACGCCGCAGGGATCTCGCAGCGGATGGTGGGCACGGTGCAGTCGGTGCTGGTGGAGGGGCCTTCGAAGAAAAATCCGAACGAGTTGACCGGCAAGACCGAGAACATGCGCTCGGTGAACTTCCCCGGCCATCCGCGCCTGGTGGGCCAGTTCGTCGACGTGGTGATCACCGAGGCGCTGAGCAACTCCCTGCGCGGACGCGTCGCCGGCGCCGACTGA
- the ybeY gene encoding rRNA maturation RNase YbeY, which yields MTQGPVRLEVAVNYALPRAGIPSAVSFRKWVAAALKGRIREADLAIRIVDSKEGRALNRHYRGRDYATNVLSFPAEMAEGVKLPKGVKMPLLGDLVICAPVVAREAKEQKKPLAAHYAHMTVHGALHLLGWDHEDDKEAECMEQLEREILAELGIADPYAED from the coding sequence ATGACCCAAGGTCCCGTCCGTCTCGAAGTCGCCGTGAATTACGCGTTGCCGCGTGCGGGCATCCCGTCCGCCGTGAGTTTCCGCAAGTGGGTGGCGGCGGCGCTGAAAGGCCGCATCCGCGAAGCGGACCTCGCCATCCGCATCGTCGACAGCAAGGAAGGCCGCGCGCTCAACCGGCATTACCGGGGACGCGACTACGCCACCAACGTGCTGAGCTTCCCGGCCGAGATGGCCGAGGGCGTCAAACTGCCCAAGGGCGTGAAGATGCCGCTGCTCGGCGACCTGGTGATCTGTGCGCCGGTCGTGGCACGCGAAGCGAAGGAGCAGAAGAAGCCGCTGGCGGCGCACTACGCGCACATGACCGTGCACGGCGCATTGCACCTGTTGGGCTGGGACCACGAGGACGACAAGGAAGCCGAGTGCATGGAACAGCTGGAACGCGAGATCCTCGCCGAACTCGGCATCGCCGATCCCTACGCGGAAGACTGA
- a CDS encoding ABC transporter ATP-binding protein — translation MRVRGLTKRFGALVAVNDVDLDVPRRNVYGFLGPNGSGKSTTIRMLCGLLTPAAGDIEVLGLRIPEQAEQLRTRIGYMTQKFSLFEDLTVRENLEFLAAVQDIPRAQARRRIDALVEQYHFQDRQKQLAGTMSGGQKQRLALAGAVIHEPELLFLDEPTSAVDPESRRDFWEKLFELADAGTTLLVSTHYMDEAERCHRIAILDRGVLVADGTPDALTGELAGRTLVVEAAHPRQAQKVLVGLPGVISVAQIGNLLRVLLAENGQAADRIAHGLRTAGIGADVSAAPANLEDVFVSATRGQPAREEAA, via the coding sequence ATCCGCGTCCGCGGACTGACCAAGCGCTTCGGCGCGCTGGTGGCGGTGAACGATGTCGACCTCGACGTGCCGCGGCGCAATGTCTACGGCTTCCTTGGTCCGAACGGCTCCGGCAAGTCCACCACCATCCGCATGCTGTGCGGGCTGCTGACCCCTGCCGCGGGCGACATCGAAGTGCTGGGCCTGCGCATCCCCGAGCAGGCCGAGCAACTGCGCACGCGCATCGGCTACATGACCCAGAAGTTTTCGCTGTTCGAGGACCTGACCGTGCGCGAGAACCTGGAATTCCTCGCCGCCGTGCAGGACATCCCGCGCGCGCAGGCGCGGCGGCGGATCGACGCGCTGGTCGAGCAGTACCACTTCCAGGACCGGCAGAAGCAACTCGCAGGCACGATGAGCGGTGGACAGAAGCAGCGCCTTGCACTGGCGGGCGCGGTGATCCACGAGCCGGAACTGCTGTTCCTCGACGAGCCGACAAGTGCGGTGGATCCGGAGTCGCGTCGCGACTTCTGGGAGAAGCTGTTCGAACTCGCCGACGCGGGTACTACGCTGCTGGTGTCCACGCACTACATGGACGAAGCCGAGCGCTGCCACCGCATCGCCATCCTCGATCGCGGCGTGCTGGTGGCGGACGGCACGCCCGATGCGCTGACCGGTGAACTCGCCGGTCGCACGCTGGTGGTCGAAGCCGCGCATCCGCGGCAGGCGCAGAAAGTCCTGGTCGGCCTGCCCGGCGTGATCAGCGTGGCCCAGATCGGCAACCTGTTGCGCGTACTGCTGGCCGAGAACGGACAGGCCGCGGACCGCATCGCACATGGCCTGCGCACGGCCGGCATCGGCGCGGACGTGTCCGCCGCACCGGCCAACCTGGAGGACGTCTTCGTCTCCGCCACGCGCGGCCAGCCGGCCCGCGAGGAGGCCGCATGA
- a CDS encoding HlyD family secretion protein encodes MLAGCAADAPEALGTLEWDRVTLPSPVTEKIVRVDVREGQQVAAGAPLLQLELTRTQSQLAAAQAQAAQSRGALAELRAGPRREAIAQARASLAAAQAQVRDADAYYARLQPLGRQRLVAASEVDRARAASQSAQAQVRQAQAALLELEHGTRVEQVAQGEAAVASADAQARVQAVTLEKLNITAPRAGRIDSLPYKLGDQAPVGAPLAVMLVGEAPYARVYLPQAMRNRLKVGDTARVRLDGGDTIYQGRVRMIRSEPSFTPYFALTGQDAERLSYLAEISLGRDAAGLPVGAPLQVVSDEAQ; translated from the coding sequence ATGCTGGCGGGCTGCGCCGCCGATGCGCCCGAAGCCTTGGGCACGCTGGAATGGGATCGGGTGACGCTGCCGTCGCCGGTGACCGAGAAGATCGTGCGGGTCGATGTGCGCGAAGGACAGCAGGTGGCGGCAGGCGCACCGTTGCTGCAACTGGAACTGACCCGCACCCAGTCGCAGCTGGCGGCCGCGCAGGCGCAGGCCGCGCAGAGCCGCGGGGCGCTGGCGGAACTGCGGGCCGGCCCACGCCGCGAGGCCATCGCGCAGGCCCGCGCCAGCCTGGCCGCCGCGCAGGCACAGGTCCGCGATGCGGATGCCTACTATGCGCGCCTGCAGCCGCTGGGCAGGCAGCGGCTGGTCGCGGCTTCCGAAGTGGATCGCGCACGCGCCGCATCGCAGAGCGCGCAGGCCCAGGTCCGGCAGGCGCAGGCCGCGCTGCTGGAGCTGGAGCATGGCACGCGTGTCGAACAGGTCGCGCAGGGCGAAGCCGCCGTCGCCTCGGCGGACGCCCAGGCGCGGGTGCAGGCGGTGACGCTGGAGAAACTCAACATCACCGCACCGCGCGCGGGCCGCATCGACAGCCTCCCGTACAAGCTTGGCGACCAGGCACCGGTGGGCGCGCCGCTCGCGGTGATGCTGGTGGGCGAGGCGCCCTACGCGCGCGTTTACCTGCCGCAGGCCATGCGCAACCGGCTGAAGGTCGGCGACACGGCGAGGGTGCGCCTGGATGGTGGGGACACGATCTACCAAGGGCGCGTGCGCATGATCCGCAGCGAGCCCAGCTTCACCCCGTACTTCGCGCTGACCGGCCAGGACGCCGAGCGCCTGAGCTATCTGGCGGAAATCAGCCTGGGCAGGGACGCAGCCGGTCTGCCGGTGGGTGCGCCCCTGCAGGTGGTGTCCGATGAAGCGCAGTGA
- a CDS encoding DUF4105 domain-containing protein, which yields MTAWAAPRIGVATMQPGEVFFERFGHNAIVVVDPASGDAISYNFGFFDPGESDFVGNFARGHMMYYLMALPFEQDLLHYRDSGRGVSLQWLDLAPDQAQALADALVERARPENARYRYDYFTSNCSTQVRDALDAALGGTLKSQLAGRSRGNTFRSEAVRLASPATWMWLGFDVGLGPSADKPMSRWEEAYVPMRLADSLREAKNSAGRPLVQSEMQLLPHRIAAEPAEAPRRWLPWLGAGAVAALLIGFTGRRWPRAIAVAAVPFWLLCFAAGGLLVYLWGFTDHWAAWANRNLLLLNPLCVLLIPGAISVLRRRTPPAWFGWLACAIAGGALIAWFLHWLPLRLQYNQPWIALLLPVHLALAYVFMPRRLSR from the coding sequence ATGACGGCATGGGCCGCACCACGGATCGGCGTGGCGACGATGCAGCCGGGCGAGGTGTTCTTCGAACGCTTCGGCCACAACGCGATTGTCGTCGTCGATCCGGCCAGCGGCGACGCGATCTCGTACAACTTCGGCTTCTTCGATCCGGGCGAGTCCGACTTCGTCGGCAATTTCGCCCGTGGCCACATGATGTACTACCTCATGGCGCTGCCGTTCGAGCAGGATCTGCTGCACTACCGCGACAGCGGCCGCGGCGTCTCGCTGCAGTGGCTGGACCTGGCGCCGGACCAGGCGCAGGCGCTGGCGGATGCGCTGGTTGAACGGGCCAGGCCGGAGAATGCGCGCTACCGCTACGACTACTTCACCTCCAACTGCTCGACACAGGTGCGGGACGCACTCGATGCCGCGCTCGGCGGCACGCTGAAGTCGCAGCTCGCCGGCCGCTCGCGCGGCAACACCTTCCGCAGCGAAGCGGTGCGACTGGCCTCGCCGGCGACATGGATGTGGCTGGGCTTCGACGTGGGGCTGGGACCGTCGGCCGACAAGCCCATGTCGCGCTGGGAAGAGGCCTACGTCCCCATGCGACTGGCCGACAGCCTGCGCGAGGCGAAGAACAGCGCAGGCCGCCCGCTGGTGCAGTCGGAAATGCAGCTGCTGCCGCACCGCATCGCGGCCGAACCGGCGGAAGCGCCGCGTCGATGGCTGCCCTGGCTCGGCGCGGGCGCCGTGGCGGCGTTGCTGATCGGTTTCACCGGTCGCCGCTGGCCGCGTGCCATCGCCGTCGCTGCGGTGCCGTTCTGGCTGCTGTGCTTTGCTGCCGGCGGCCTGCTGGTCTACCTGTGGGGCTTCACCGACCACTGGGCCGCATGGGCGAACCGCAACCTGTTGCTGCTGAACCCCCTCTGCGTGCTGCTGATTCCCGGCGCAATTTCCGTGCTGCGCCGCCGCACGCCGCCCGCCTGGTTCGGCTGGCTGGCATGCGCCATCGCGGGCGGTGCCCTGATCGCCTGGTTCCTGCACTGGCTACCGTTGCGCCTGCAATACAACCAGCCATGGATCGCGTTGCTGCTGCCGGTGCACCTCGCGCTTGCATACGTATTCATGCCGCGACGCTTGTCGCGCTGA
- a CDS encoding lytic transglycosylase domain-containing protein, translating to MRGTLTLLAVLTALTALSASAGTLYKCTGNDGVPNYVSKRVSGASCEVVSRYTPDRNRPTQVSAVSRPAVATPAVGAANAPALSDSASAVVPAAVPAASVPAPASGPRRVVSGQVYSYIKDGVRHYTSTRPRGGTQVASLRTIKYSYIETCFACGNPSVDFGRLRLNTSAFQAEIAAASREFGVEESILRAIMHAESSYNPMALSHAGAQGLMQLMPATARRFGVTDSYNAAQNIRGGAQYLSWLLKRFNGNLTLAAAGYNAGEGAVDRHGGVPPYKETQRYVQRVAVLADRYRQAVAAR from the coding sequence ATGAGGGGGACTCTGACGCTTCTGGCCGTGCTGACCGCGTTGACCGCACTGTCGGCCAGCGCGGGCACGCTGTACAAGTGCACCGGCAATGACGGTGTGCCGAACTACGTCAGCAAGCGCGTCAGTGGCGCAAGCTGCGAAGTGGTCAGCCGCTACACCCCGGACCGCAACCGGCCGACGCAGGTCTCCGCCGTGTCACGGCCCGCCGTCGCCACGCCGGCGGTGGGGGCGGCCAACGCGCCTGCCCTGTCCGATTCGGCCAGCGCCGTCGTTCCGGCGGCGGTGCCAGCCGCGTCCGTCCCCGCGCCGGCCAGCGGTCCGCGCCGCGTGGTCAGCGGGCAGGTCTACTCCTACATCAAGGACGGCGTGCGTCACTACACCAGCACGCGCCCCCGCGGTGGCACCCAGGTCGCCAGCCTGCGCACCATCAAGTACAGCTACATCGAAACCTGCTTCGCGTGCGGGAATCCGAGCGTCGACTTCGGACGGCTGCGGCTGAACACCTCCGCCTTCCAGGCCGAGATCGCCGCCGCATCGCGCGAATTCGGTGTGGAGGAATCCATCCTGCGCGCGATCATGCACGCGGAATCGTCCTACAACCCGATGGCGCTGTCGCATGCCGGCGCGCAGGGCCTGATGCAGCTGATGCCGGCCACGGCGCGCCGGTTCGGCGTCACCGATTCCTACAACGCCGCACAGAACATCCGCGGCGGTGCGCAGTACCTGTCCTGGCTGCTGAAGCGCTTCAACGGCAACCTGACCCTGGCCGCTGCCGGCTACAACGCCGGCGAGGGTGCGGTCGACCGCCATGGCGGCGTTCCGCCGTACAAGGAAACCCAGCGCTACGTACAGCGCGTGGCCGTGCTGGCCGATCGCTACCGGCAGGCCGTCGCCGCGCGTTGA
- a CDS encoding transporter associated domain-containing protein — protein MSEDDSTFAPDGSDKPSEKRRSWLDRLSSAFSGEPSTRDDLVAILRDAQSDGLIGGDTLKMMEGAIAVADLTVGDVMVPRAQMVSLPVEARFLDLMKDVVESGHSRFPVHGDDKDEILGILLAKDLLRGVVADNGPGSVRELLRPAVLIPESKKLNLLLKEFRLSRNHMAIVVDEYGGVAGLVTIEDVLEQIVGEIDDEHDEAEDGAALIAAQADGQFVVDALTPIADFNERFGADFPDDEYDTVGGLITAAIGHLPETGEELTLGRFMFRVARADARRVHAFHVGVLADA, from the coding sequence ATGTCAGAAGACGACAGTACCTTCGCGCCGGACGGCTCCGACAAACCTTCGGAGAAACGGCGCTCCTGGCTGGACCGCCTCAGTTCGGCGTTCTCCGGCGAACCCAGCACACGCGACGACCTGGTGGCCATCCTGCGCGATGCGCAGTCCGACGGCCTGATCGGCGGCGATACCCTGAAGATGATGGAAGGCGCCATCGCCGTCGCCGACCTCACCGTGGGCGATGTCATGGTGCCGCGCGCACAGATGGTCTCGCTGCCGGTGGAAGCGCGCTTCCTCGACCTGATGAAAGACGTGGTCGAATCCGGCCACTCGCGCTTCCCGGTGCACGGCGACGACAAGGACGAGATCCTCGGCATCCTGCTGGCCAAGGACCTGCTGCGCGGCGTGGTGGCCGACAATGGCCCCGGCAGCGTGCGGGAACTGCTGCGCCCCGCCGTGCTGATCCCCGAGTCGAAGAAGCTCAACCTGCTGCTGAAGGAATTCCGCCTGTCGCGCAACCACATGGCGATCGTCGTCGACGAGTACGGCGGCGTGGCCGGGCTGGTCACCATCGAGGACGTGCTGGAACAGATCGTCGGCGAGATCGACGACGAACACGATGAAGCCGAAGATGGCGCCGCGCTGATCGCCGCGCAGGCCGATGGCCAGTTCGTCGTGGATGCGCTGACGCCCATCGCCGATTTCAACGAGCGTTTCGGCGCGGATTTCCCCGACGACGAGTACGACACCGTCGGTGGCCTCATCACCGCCGCGATAGGCCATCTGCCGGAGACCGGCGAGGAGCTTACGCTCGGGCGCTTCATGTTCCGTGTCGCCCGCGCCGATGCGCGTCGCGTACACGCCTTCCATGTCGGAGTGCTCGCCGATGCGTAG
- a CDS encoding PhoH family protein, producing MTVPSKHEFTLEPENIERLANLAGPFDAHLRQIELRLGVEIANRGAIFRVTGPEKSVAATEKLLHALYEETAGETFDSEAIHLRLNAANVDRIADEDYQPQDVAIKVKRGTVRGRGANQAKYLHAIATHDINFGIGPAGTGKTFLAVASAVEALNESRVQRLILVRPAVEAGEKLGFLPGDLSQKVDPYLRPLYDALYEMLGVEKVVKLLEKNVIEIAPLAYMRGRTLNDAFVILDEAQNTTIEQMKMFLTRIGYGSTAVVTGDLTQIDLPKHQKSGLKDALDVLHGVDGISFNFFTSRDVVRHPLVAKIVRAYDARDGKDSEVGPAA from the coding sequence ATGACCGTTCCCAGCAAACACGAATTCACCCTGGAACCCGAGAACATCGAGCGCCTGGCCAACCTGGCTGGCCCGTTCGATGCGCACCTGCGCCAGATCGAACTGCGCCTGGGCGTGGAGATCGCCAATCGAGGCGCCATCTTCCGCGTCACCGGGCCGGAGAAGTCCGTCGCCGCCACGGAAAAGCTGCTGCACGCCCTATACGAAGAAACGGCGGGCGAGACTTTCGACAGCGAGGCGATCCACCTGCGCCTCAACGCGGCCAATGTCGACCGCATCGCCGACGAGGACTACCAACCGCAGGACGTGGCCATCAAGGTCAAGCGCGGCACCGTGCGCGGTCGTGGCGCGAACCAGGCGAAATACCTGCATGCCATCGCCACCCACGACATCAACTTCGGCATCGGGCCGGCCGGCACCGGCAAGACCTTCCTCGCCGTCGCCAGTGCGGTGGAAGCGCTGAACGAATCGCGTGTGCAGCGGCTGATCCTGGTGCGCCCGGCGGTGGAGGCCGGCGAGAAGCTCGGCTTCCTGCCTGGCGACCTGTCGCAGAAGGTCGACCCTTACCTGCGCCCGCTGTACGACGCGCTGTACGAGATGCTGGGCGTGGAGAAGGTGGTCAAGCTGCTGGAGAAGAACGTCATCGAGATCGCCCCGCTGGCCTACATGCGCGGCCGCACGCTCAACGACGCGTTCGTCATCCTCGACGAGGCGCAGAACACCACCATCGAACAGATGAAGATGTTCCTCACGCGCATCGGGTACGGCAGCACCGCCGTCGTCACCGGGGACCTGACCCAGATCGACCTGCCCAAGCACCAGAAGTCCGGCCTGAAGGATGCACTGGACGTCCTGCACGGCGTGGACGGCATCTCGTTCAACTTCTTCACGAGCCGCGACGTGGTGCGTCACCCGCTGGTGGCGAAGATCGTGCGGGCTTACGATGCGCGGGACGGCAAGGATTCCGAAGTCGGGCCGGCCGCGTGA
- a CDS encoding ABC transporter permease: MKFRRLMAVMVKELRQMRRDRITLAMIVGIPVMQLLLFGYAINTNLRDLSAGIADQARTAASRALVMDIVATGVVTPTREAATPQELVQAMRRGEISIGIVIPPDYERRRAEGREAVQIFVDGSDNAVQSAAAQLAQMPLDGSSGPLATRTISVVGFYNPQRRSAVNIVPGLIGVILTMTMVLFTGVAIVRERERGNMELLIATPVSSAELMIGKVLPYVAIGLVQTTVVLALGMWLFQVPLGGSLLHVYIAACLLIVANLTLGLLISTRAQSQFQAMQMTFFIFLPSILLSGFMFPFAGMPKVVQWIAEALPLTHFLRLIRGVMLRGASLWELWPDVLALLAFTAVMMTAAILRFRKRLD; the protein is encoded by the coding sequence ATGAAGTTCCGCCGCCTGATGGCCGTGATGGTCAAGGAACTGCGGCAGATGCGGCGCGACCGCATCACCCTGGCGATGATCGTCGGCATCCCGGTGATGCAACTGTTGCTGTTCGGCTATGCCATCAACACCAACCTGCGCGACCTGTCCGCCGGTATCGCCGACCAGGCGCGTACCGCGGCATCGCGCGCGCTGGTGATGGACATCGTCGCCACCGGCGTGGTCACGCCGACCCGGGAAGCCGCCACGCCGCAGGAACTCGTCCAGGCCATGCGCCGCGGCGAGATCAGCATCGGCATCGTCATCCCGCCGGACTACGAGCGCCGTCGCGCGGAAGGTCGTGAGGCCGTGCAGATTTTCGTCGACGGCAGCGACAACGCCGTGCAGAGCGCCGCCGCCCAACTTGCGCAGATGCCGCTGGACGGCAGCAGCGGGCCGCTGGCGACGCGCACCATCAGCGTGGTCGGCTTCTACAACCCGCAGCGGCGCTCGGCAGTGAACATCGTGCCCGGGCTGATCGGCGTGATCCTGACCATGACCATGGTGCTGTTCACAGGCGTGGCCATCGTGCGAGAGCGCGAGCGCGGCAACATGGAACTGCTGATCGCCACGCCGGTCAGCAGCGCCGAGCTGATGATAGGCAAGGTACTGCCCTACGTGGCCATCGGGCTGGTGCAGACCACGGTGGTGCTGGCGCTGGGCATGTGGCTGTTCCAGGTGCCGCTGGGTGGCAGCCTGCTGCATGTCTACATCGCCGCGTGCCTGCTGATCGTGGCGAACCTGACGCTGGGCCTGCTGATTTCCACCCGCGCGCAGTCGCAGTTCCAGGCCATGCAGATGACGTTCTTCATCTTCCTGCCCTCGATCCTGCTGTCCGGCTTCATGTTTCCGTTCGCCGGCATGCCGAAGGTGGTGCAGTGGATCGCCGAGGCACTGCCCCTTACGCACTTCCTGCGGCTGATCCGCGGCGTGATGCTGCGTGGCGCAAGCCTGTGGGAACTGTGGCCCGACGTACTGGCGCTGCTGGCCTTCACCGCGGTGATGATGACGGCGGCGATCCTGCGGTTCCGCAAGCGGCTGGACTGA